TTCGTCGTCGCCACAGCCGCTGCAGCGCCCGGTTCGATAACCCCTAAAATCGGCACCGAAAATTTGGCCTGTAGCGCCTCCAAAGCAACCGCCGTCGCGGTGTTACAGGCGATGACAAGACATTTCACGGGCTGGTCTAACAGAAATTCAGAAATCTCCACCGCGTACCGCAATACGTCCTCTGGTGCCTGATCTCCATATGGGCACCGAGCCCTATCTCCAAAATAAATCACTGACTCCTGCGGCAGTTGTGTTTGTATCGCACGCGCTACCGTTAAGCCTCCGACCCCAGAATCAAATATGCCAATGGGTTGCTCACACGCCTTCATGGTAACGCTCCTTGCCGTCTCAAAAGGGACTCTTACTGATTAGCCATATTCATATGTAATACTTCAAGTGAATCCAAAATAGTCTTTCGTGTATGGGTATCAACCGTGGCCAATACCGCATCTAGGTATTTGCGGCGCGCGGTCAGAACGCCTTCAATCAATCGAACGCCATGTGGCTCCAGCCGCACCCGGACCACTCGCCGGTCGTCAGTGCCGCGCTGACGCGTCACATAGGACGCTTTTTCCAATCGGTCCACCAAGTCTGTCGTCGTGCTGTAGGCCAAATACAGCTTGCCGCTCAACTCGCCAATCGTCAACTCGCCTTCTCGGTCCAACACGATAAGGGCATCCAGTTGAGGCGAGGTAATGCCGTATTCCGCGAGCAGCGTCCGGCCCTTTCGCCGCACGGCAGAGGAGACCAAGCGAAGACACTGTTCAATCTCCACGACGTAATCCGAGTATTCCTGCGACACCTGGCACACACCCCGTTTACCTACAGATGACATAAATAGTACCTTCGACAAAATCTGCGGTCAATAAAAACAGGCTTGTCCACCGATTCCGAGCGTAGTCATCCACGAATTCTAGCCGCATGCCTAATAAAAATTTGACGTTGCAGTGAAGAATCCTGCCACGCAGAACACCCCTACAGAAAAGTAGGGGTGTTCGGTTCAAATCGTCAGCTCGCCCAGACGGACCAACTCGACCACCGCTTGCGACCTGCCCTTGACGTTTAATTTCTTCATGACATTCGAAATATGGTTCCGAACGGTTTTCTCACTGACAAAAAGTTGGGCGGCGATTTCCTTGGTGGTCTTATCCTGAACGAGAAGTTCAAACACCTCCCGTTCACGGTTTGTGAGCAACGATTTCACGCGCGAGTCCTTTCCAGAAGACATCCCCTTATCCCTCCTTGTTCAAATTGAATACAAGAGCGGGATACAGTCAGGGTATAGTATGAAATCGCCGTCTGCCGCGTGCCGTGAATTGACACGATGGGCGAGTGCCTTTCCGTTCATGCCCGCGCGGGCTCACAAACACACCTCAGCGCACCATCACACGCGGGTGCGAACGACGCGCTCAACCGCATCATGTAACTGGTTGAGACCCTGTTCGAGCAACGAGCGCGGGCAAGCGATGTTAATCCGCTGGAAGCCGACTCCTTCGTCTCCAAACAGATGTCCTTCGTCGAAGGCCAGGCCTGCCTCGTGAACCAGGAACCGGTCCAGCTCCTCCTTGGCAAAGCCCAGACGTCGGCAGTCCACCCAAACGAGATACGTGCCCTGCGGCTCAACAACCTGCAATTCCGGCAGTTTCTGTGCAAAAAATTCCTTGAGGAAGCGAAGATTTCCCTCTAAGTAGGCAATCAATTCATCCAGCCATGGGCCGCCTTCCCGATACGCCGCCGCCATCGCGTGGACGCCAAAGACGTTGATGGATCCCATTGACGCCTTCGCCGCCATCTGTTCATAGCGAGCCTTGAGCGCGGCATTTGGAATCACGGTATACGCCGTATTGAGGCCAGCCAGGTTAAACGTCTTGCTTGGTGCTGCACAGGTGATGGAGGAAGCGGCAAACGCCTCTGACAAACTGGCGAACGGAATATGCCGGTAACCGGGATAAATCAAGTCCGCGTGAATTTCATCTGCCACTACCATTACCTGATGGCGCAAACAGATCTCTCCGATACGGCGCAATTCGTCTTCGCGCCACACCCGGCCCACAGGGTTGTGCGGGCTACACAGGAACATCACTTTAGCCTGTTTGGCCTTCTCTTCCAAATCAGCAAAATCGATTTCGTATTGGCCATCTCGGTACACGAGCGGATTCTCAATAACCTTTCTGTCCCAAGCCTGAATCACACGCTTAAACGGATAATAAACAGGTGGCTGGATAAGCACCCCGTCGCCTTCCTCCGTGAATGCCTGGACAATCAATGTTAAAGCCGGCACAACGCCCGTTGCCGAGGCAATCCAATCGCGCTCTATCGTCCAGCCATGCCGATTCTTCATCCAACCCATAATGCTTTCGAAGTATTCATCGGTTCGCACCGCATAACCATATACTCCGTGTTGCGCGCGTTCGATAAGCGCCTGCTGCACACACGGCGGCGAGGCAAAATCCATGTCCGCCACCCACATCGGCAACACATCTTCTCGTCCGAAACGCTCCTTCAATGTATCCCACTTCGATGCGCCTGTTTGACGCCTGGAAATGACCGAGTCAAAATCGTATGCCACCTATGAGTCCTCCATTTCACCAAGAGATCCAATTTGATAGAGATGCACGCCAAAGACCTACTGTGTATAATCTACCACACAGTTGCAGAAAAGTTGGCAAAGCATCTGGGTTCAAA
Above is a genomic segment from Alicyclobacillus acidoterrestris containing:
- a CDS encoding helix-turn-helix domain-containing protein — protein: MSSGKDSRVKSLLTNREREVFELLVQDKTTKEIAAQLFVSEKTVRNHISNVMKKLNVKGRSQAVVELVRLGELTI
- a CDS encoding MalY/PatB family protein, which codes for MAYDFDSVISRRQTGASKWDTLKERFGREDVLPMWVADMDFASPPCVQQALIERAQHGVYGYAVRTDEYFESIMGWMKNRHGWTIERDWIASATGVVPALTLIVQAFTEEGDGVLIQPPVYYPFKRVIQAWDRKVIENPLVYRDGQYEIDFADLEEKAKQAKVMFLCSPHNPVGRVWREDELRRIGEICLRHQVMVVADEIHADLIYPGYRHIPFASLSEAFAASSITCAAPSKTFNLAGLNTAYTVIPNAALKARYEQMAAKASMGSINVFGVHAMAAAYREGGPWLDELIAYLEGNLRFLKEFFAQKLPELQVVEPQGTYLVWVDCRRLGFAKEELDRFLVHEAGLAFDEGHLFGDEGVGFQRINIACPRSLLEQGLNQLHDAVERVVRTRV
- a CDS encoding MarR family winged helix-turn-helix transcriptional regulator, whose amino-acid sequence is MSQEYSDYVVEIEQCLRLVSSAVRRKGRTLLAEYGITSPQLDALIVLDREGELTIGELSGKLYLAYSTTTDLVDRLEKASYVTRQRGTDDRRVVRVRLEPHGVRLIEGVLTARRKYLDAVLATVDTHTRKTILDSLEVLHMNMANQ